The Gemmatimonadaceae bacterium region CCTGATGCCCGGCCCGGGCTGCGCTGCCGTCGACGGTGGTGCGGATTCACTCGCCGCGCGTGCGATGCGGGTTCTGACGCGCCGTCCCGGGTGCTGTGCCGGTGGCACGTCGCGCTCGAACGGCGCGAATGCGCCTGCGAATCCGGTGAATGCTGGCGAGCCCAGCCGCCCCATGAGCCGTTCGCGAGGTCCGGAATCTCCCTACGTCGATCGGGGATCAACCGGGATGCAGCTTAATCGTCGCTTCGTCGACGTTCGACGCGCGGCCTCGCTGAGTCGCAACGGATGCGCGTTGGTGCACGTACGGGCGCGCAGGAGACCTTGGTCATGGCGGCTGTCGCCCCGGCGACAGCACGGCGAGTCACGTGCGCCGCGCTGGAGCCGCGGGCGCTGAGGTGCGTACGGTGCACCGCCGACTGAAGAGTATCGATGGTGGTGGTGGCAATCTCAGCAATGGCGCGAGGCGGGGTTCCACTTCGAATGTGCGCTTCTGCGTGCTCTTTCGCAGCGCTGCGCCGGTTCTTATAGTCGGCCCGATCGCCAGGGATTCTGAATCAGTCTCCGAATGCGCAGACAGGAGGTAGGTGATGTACGCAATGCCGCGACGGTGGGCGAGCGCGTGGCTCGCGATTACGACTCTGTTCGTGCTCTTCACCTCGGCGGGTGCGCGTCATGCCGGCGCCCAGGGCGGAACGGTCACTGGCACCGTCACTGATGCGGCGAGCAAGCAGCCGCTTGCCGCGGTGCAGGTCTTCGTGACCGGGACGACGCTTGGTGCAACCAGCCGCGCGGACGGCAAGTACTCCATCAGTGGTGTGCAGCCGGGGGAAGTTGCGCTGACGGTTCGGCGCATCGGCTATGCGTCCATGTCGCGACAGGTACAGGTGACCGCCGGCCAGACGATCACCGTCGACTTCGAGCTGACGAGCGCGGCGGTGTCGTTGAGTGAGGTGGTCGTCACGGCCACCGGAGAGCAGCGGAAGCGTGAGATCGGCAACGCGGTCAGCACGATCGACGTCGTCCGGCAGGCGGAACTCAAGGCGCCGACCAACGTGGCGACGCTCATCCAGGGGAACGCGACCGGCGTGGACATCACCACGGCGAGCGGCTCGGTGGGCAACGCAGTGAACATCAGGATCCGCGGGAACACCAGCATCAACCTGAGCAACACGCCCATCGTGTACGTGGACGGGGCACGCATCAACACCGACGCGCGCGGCCGCGGCGTTGGCGGGGCCATGTCGGACCGGATGCTGGATATCGACCCCAACAACATCGCGTCGATCGAGATCGTGAAGGGACCCGCCGCGGCAACGCTCTACGGCACAGAGGCGGCCGCCGGGGTCATTCGCATCACCACGAAGACCGGTGGCAGCAGCACGAGCGCGCAGTTCTCCGCGCACGCGGAGTACGGCACCATGTGGGATCCGAATGAGTATCCGGTGCGGGCCTGGAACCCATCGATGGATCTGGGGCCCGGCTACAAGGACACCACGTACTACATCAACACGCTCAAGGGCTCGGTCGACATGCCCAACGCGCGTGCCTACTACAATCCCTTCCGCCAGGGTCCCACGTCCAAGGCCGGAGTGTCGCTGCAGGGGGGAAATGCGGGGCTCAAGTACTACACGTCGCTGGAGTACAAGGATCAGGATGGCGTGTTCCGGACCAATGGACAGCGCGCCTACAACGTCCGCGGCAACTTCACGCTCATGCCCCGCGACAACGTGAGCGTGATCATCTCCAACGGGTATACGACCAGTTCCACGGCCTACAACTACAATGACGGCGAGAGCTGGGGCTACATCGGAGCGGTGATGCTCGGACAGCCGATGTGGGCGCCGATCCGCGCCACGGATCCGAACGGCGCAGGCGCGTCGATGCTCACCTGCCCGCGCGCGCTCGAAGAGGCGCGCAAGTCGGGCGGCGCCCTCGCCACCGTGACTGCCTCCACGTGCGACTACGATCGGACCTTCGTCGGAAACAACAACTTCGCACGGCTGGAAACGATGGACAATCAGGTCAAGCTGGAGCGCTACACCGGTTCAGCGACCCTGACGCACACCCAGAGCGATCGCTGGACGAATCGCTTTACCCTCGGGTACGACGCCTACTCGGAGTATGGGTGGAACATGATCCCCAACGTCCCGCTCAAGATCCTCGACAACGATCCGCAGCGTACGGTGAACGATGTGCAGAACCGCGCGGTGACCATGGAAGGGACGAGTGCACTGACACTCCCGCTGCCTGGCGGTTGGACATCACAGACCACGATCGGAGGTCAGTACCACACGACGCTGCTGCGCGCGGCCGAGGCCACCGGCTTCGGATTTCCGCCGGGAGCGGGTACGGTGGGCAACGGCGCGGCCACCGAGGCCGGCGAAGCATTCAACGAAGTCCGCACGGTCGGCTTCTTCGTCCAGCAGCAACTGAGCTACGCCGATCGCGTCTTCGTCACGCCGGCGGTGAGGTTCGACCGCAACAGCGCCTTTGGCAGCAACCTCGGTTCGGTGGCCTATCCCAAGATCGCCGCCTCGTGGGTCATCAGCGATGCGCCGTGGTTCCCCGGGCTTCCGGTGGACGAACTGCGGCTGCGCGCCGCGTGGGGAACGTCGGGCAAGCAGCCCGGCACGTTCGACGCCAGCACGCTGCTCCAGGTGACGAGCGTGACGATGCCGAACGGTTCGGCAGCGTCGGGGTTCAGCACGCTGCGTCAGGGCAATCCTCAGCTCAAGCCTGAACGCGGACAGGAGCTCGAGATCGGCTTCGATGGTTCGTTCTTCTCGCACCGGATCGGGCTGGAACTCACCTACTACGACAAGCTCACCAAGGACGCGCTGGTCCTGCGGCCCCTCCCGCCGTCCAACGGCTTTCCCCAGGGGATCTGGAGCAACGTGGGCGGCGTCAAGAACACCGGTTTCGAGGCCGCCCTCGACGCCACGCTCATGAGCCGCGAGTCGGTGCGCTGGATGTCACGCCTGGCGGTCTCCCACGTGAACAGCGAAATCACCCGGCTCACCGCACCGATCCCCGTGGGCGGTCGTGGGCTGCAGCAGCATCGCGAAGGCTATGCCTACGGTGCGTATTTCATGCGACCCGTGAGCCTCGATGCCTCCGGCAAGGTGGTCATCGGCCCGGAGGCCCTCTACCTGGGTCAGCCAACGCCCACGTACACCGGGAGCCTCTCGTCCACGCTCACGCTCCTCAAGGACCGGCTTACGCTCCACGGGCAGCTCGCGGCGTCGGGCGGAAACAAGCAGGTGAACTACACGGAGGTCTATCAGTGTCGGCAGGCGTTCGGCACATGTGCGGCGAAGTATGAACGCGGCCCCGATGGGAAGCCCACGAAGACGGCGATCCTCAAGGCCAACCCGGCCGCCAACTTCCAGCCGTACATGTTCCTCTACGACGGCGGGTTCGTGAAGCTCCGCACACTGTCAGCAAACTACCGACTGCCTGCCTCGTGGGTGCGCGGGATCGGCGCCTCCGGCGCGACGGTGAGTCTCACGGGAACCAATCTCGGCACGTGGACCGACTACCCCGGCACCGACCCGGAGATCAACAGCCAGGGCCGCCAGAACGCCTCGCAGCGCGACTTCTTCAGCGCGGGGCAGACGCGTGCCATCGTCGTTGGCCTCTCCCTCAACTACTGAGCCCGCGATGACCATGACCACACATTCGGGGAAATCCTCGCCGCGCACTGGTCAGTCGCCCGCGGCGGCACGCCCGCTGCGTGCCTGGCGCCGCCTCGGTCGCACGCTCCTCATGACCGGCGTGCTCCTCGCCGGCGTGTCCTGTACCGACTTCCTCCAGGTCGAGGATCCGGTCAACCTCACACCGGATGATCTCAAGGCCGGTTCCATCGCGCTGACCGTGAATGGCGTCCGGGGCTCGTTCCAGTCGATGTTCGACTACTACGTGCTGCATACGGCGCTCCTCACCGACGAGATGGTGCTTGCCGGTACGTTCCCGTATCGCGCCGAGATCGATGCCCGCACCATCGATGCCGCCAACGAAGGGATGCTCGGCGACTTCTACACGCCACTCTCGACGGCACGCTTCATGGCGGATACGGCCGTTGCGATCCTGCAGGCGGCAAAAGGCCAGGCCGCCGTCGCCGAAGCCGAGCGCCTGAGCGGGATCGCGCTGTCGTCGTACTATGGCGCGTACACCCGCATGCTTCTCGCGGAGTCGTTCTGCAAGAGCGCGATCAACGGAGGGAAGGGACTCACGTCCGACGAGCGAATGGCTGACGCCCTCGCGTCCTTCGCGAGCGCGCGAGCCGCTGCCCAGGCCGCCGGAATGGCGGAGCTGGTCAACGCATCCAGGCTCGGTGAGGCTCGGGCACAGCTGTGGCTCGGCAAGTATTCCGAAGCATCGCAGGCAGCTGGCGCCGTGCCGAACGACCTGCGCGTGCTGTCGTACTACTCCACCGCCAGCGTTGCACAGAAGAACAAGGCGGTCCGTCTCACCTACGCCATCGACGAGGCTCGTCGATTCACCATCGGCGATGGGACGCTGGCCTCCACGGGGAACGAGGTCTGGCCGTACCTCGCGGAGTGGGAGGCGCTCGGACTCCTCGAGAAGCGTCCGGATCTCATTTCCTTCAACCCGGTCGTGCCGGTCGTGCTCCAACTGAAATACCCCACGGCGGGTGCTCCGATCGTGATTGCTTCGGGGAGCGAAGCACGCCTCATCGTGGCCGAAGCCAGGCTTCGTACGGGTGATCGAACGGGCGCGGCCGCCATCGTCGACAGTCTACGCAGCAAGAACTGGGGCCTGCCGGCCATCGCGTTCAGCGGCAGCCTGACGAGTGATCTGCGGACGATGGCGCGCGAGCGCGCGCGAGAACTCTGGCTCACGGGCGAGCGCCTGCCCACGTTGCGCCGATATCTGAAGGACGGCGTAGACCTCTTCCCGGGCGGCAAGCAGGGAACGAACACCTGCTTCCCCGTGCCGCAGCGAGAGCTGGACACGAATCGGGGATTCTGAGGCGTTTGCGACGGCGCACGTCCGCCGGAGCCTCCGTCACCGCCTGAGCGCCACCTGCGCGCGAGGGCGGTTGGTCGGCGCATCACTGCGCGTCGTCGCTGGTGCTGGGCGCCTCGAGACGCGTCCGTATCGCATCGTCGCCAATCTGGACATTCCCGCCGCTGAGGTGCGTCGCGGCGGGCGCTCCGATCGTGATGGCTTCCCCGATCCGGGCGTCGCCCGCCTCGTAAGCCGGCTGTAAGTACCAATCACTACCCTGGTCGAGAAGCGGGCACCGGGACTCCGCGACGACCAGCACAGGCCAGAGGAAGGTCGTCGAGGTCCATCCCACTCTTCGTGCCCCGTTCGACGGACGGCGCGACCAGGAGGACCTGAATGACGCGACGAGCGTGGCGAGCGTTGTACCGGATGACCGGCCGAGCGGTATTCACGGCCGTGGGGGCGGCAACGATCCAGTCGGCAGTGTCGACGGTGGCGCGAGGGCAGGATGCTACCGAAGGAAAGCGTGTCTTCGAAACACTCTGCCTCGCCTGTCACACCGTTGGCGGCGGCGTCAAGATCGGCCCGGACCTGCAGGGCGTCACGGAACGACGCGATGCCGCCTGGCTCAGGAAGCAGATCACGGACCCTGCCGGGCTCAAGCGGTCAGGCGATTCCGTGGCGCTTGCCAACCAGGCGAAATACGGCGTCCCGATGCCTCCTCTCGGTCTCAAGGAGGCGCAGGTCGATGCAGTGCTGGCGCACCTCGGCGTCGCCGAGTCGGCGCCCGCGTCCCGGCCGGCCCTGTTCGTGCCCTCGCTGGCGCTCGCCGCCATTCTGGCGACAGGCATCACCATCCTCGCCCTGGGCGTGGCCACCAGGAACTCGGAGATCCGCGCATGAAGAGCCGATGGTTCCGCATCAGCGATGAGTCCCGGTCGTGGGAAGACTTCTACCGCAGCCGCTGGTCGTACGACTACAGCGTGCGCACGGGGCACGGCGTGAACTGCTCCATGGCCTGCAGCTGGGAGGTGTTTGTCAAGGACGGGATGATCTGCTGGGAACTGCAGAAGACCGACTATCCGCAGATCGATCCGGACATACCCAACGTGGAACCGCGCGGTTGCCAGCGCGGCACGACGGCCTCGTGGTATCCGTACAGCCCGCTCCGCCCGAAGTACCCCTACATCCGCAAGGTGCTCTGGGACTTCTACCAGGAGGAGAAGCGCGCGGGCAAGGATGCCGTCGAGGCCTGGGCCGCCGTGGCCGAGGACGAGGCGCGCAGCAAGGCGTACAAGGTTGCCCGCGGAAAGGCGGGGTGGAAACGCGTGACGTGGGACGAGGCCGCCGAACTCGTTGCGGCGGCCCAGATCCACACGATTCGGCGCTATGGTCCCGACCACATCGCCAACTTCTCGCCCATCCCGGCGATGAGCCTGGCCAGCTTCATCTCCGGAAGCCGATACAACAACCTGCTGGGCGGTATCTACTGCAGCTACTACGAGTGGTACCACGATCTCCCGCACTGCAGCCCGTCCATGTGGGGCGACCAAACCGAGAACTGCGAGAGCTCCGACTGGTACCAGGGCACCTACTGGGTCGTTGCCGGCACCAACATCAACATGACGCGGACGGCCGACGCGCACTTTCTGCCGGAAGCCAAGTACCGGGGCACGAAGATCGTGGTGGTCTCGCCCAACTACTCGGACGTGGCCAAGTACTCCGATCTCTGGGTGCCAGTGGTCCCTGGCAGCGACGGCGCGTACTTCATGGCCTGCATCCACGTCATTCTCAAGGAGTTCTACGCGGACCGGGAGACGCCGTACTTCACGGACTACGTGAAGCGGTTCACGAACCTTCCCTTCCTCGTCGCGCTGGACAAGGACGGTGCGAAGTACCAGATGGGCCGATTCGTACGCGCATCGGACATCGCGGAATATGCCGGCGAGGAGAACGCCGACTGGAAGCTCATCATGCGCGACGCCGCGGGAAGGCTGCACGTTCCGACGGGGTCGATCGGGTTCCGCTGGGAGAAGGAGCCGACCGGCAACTGGAACCTGCAGCTGAAGAACGCGGTCACGAAGGAGGACTTCGATCCGCTCCTCACCGTGCTGAGCGCTGGCGGGGAGCGGGCCATGGTGTCGTTCAGCGACTTCACGGACACGTTCAACATCCAGACGGGCAAGACACCGGGAAAGGGCGGCAACGCCAGCGAGATCCTGCGCGAGGTGCCCACGGTCCGCATCCGAACGGCGGGTGGAGAGGAGTTGCTGGTGACCACGGCGTTCGACCTGCTGATGGCGCAGGCCGGCGTGTCCCGCGGACTCGGCGGCGACTACCCGGTCGACTACGACGATCCGAGGCCGTACACGCCCGCGTGGCAGGAGAAGATGACCGGGGTGAGCCGGAACCTGGCCATCCAGGTGGGGCGCGAGTTCGCGGAGAACGCCGAGAAGACGAAGGGCAAGTCGCTGGTGATCACCGGGCCCGGCATCCAGCACTTCTACCACGGCGCGTCACTGTACTACCGGAACGAAGCAGTGATGCTGGCCCTGTGCGGCTGCAACGGCGTCAACGGCGGCAACTTCAACCACTACGTGGGCACGCAGCACACCCGCCTGCACGCCGCGTTTGTCAACCTGAGCGGCGCCCTCGACTGGCATCGCCCGCCGCGGCTCATGAACTCCACGTCGCTCTGGTACTTCCAGACCGGCCAGTGGCGCTACGATGGAATGCAGCTCGATACGCAGTGGGCCCCCGGGGCGACGAAACTCAAGCCGTTCAACCACGCGGCCGACGTGAATGCCCTGGCCGTGCGGCTGGGATGGCTGCCGTTCTTCCCGCAGATGGACAAGAAGAACCCCATTCGGCTGTACGAAGAGGCGGTGGCCGCGGGCTGCACGACGGACGACGAGGTGAAGGCCTGGGTGCTGCGCCAGTTCAGGGAGGGAAAACTCGACTTCGCGGTGCGCGATGTGGATGCGCCGGAGAACCGCCTGAAGGTGCTGACGGTGTACCGCGGCAACCTGATCGGTACGAGCATGCGTGGCCACGAGCTGGCGTTGAAGCACTTCCTCGGCACGCATGACAACTCACTGTGGGAGAAGGAGCCGGCCAAGGGGCTGGTGAATGAGGTGGAGTGGCGGGAGCCGTCGCCGATCGGCAAGCTCGACCTCCTGGTGAACCTCAACTTCCGCATGGACTCGACGGCCAACTACTCGGACGTCGTGCTCCCCGCAGCGTTCTGGTACGAAAAGCATGACGTGACCTTTGGCGACATGCACACCTTTGTGCATCCGCTCACGCCGGCCACCGATCCGCCCTGGGAGGCGAAGCACGACTGGATCGCCTTCCAGTTGATCGCGAAGAAGTTCTCGGAACTTGCCGGGAAGTACTTCCCGAAGCCGGTCAGGGAAGTCGTCCTCAAGGCGCTCTGGATGGACAGCCCCGAGATGCTGGCCCAGCCGAACGGCGAGGTGAAGGACTGGCGCGCGGGGGACGTGGAGCCCATTCCGGGCAAGACGTTCCCCAGCATCGAGATCGTGGAGCGCGACTACACGCAGACCTTCGACAAGCTGGTCTCGCTCGGTCCGTTGGTGAGCAGGCCCAAGGGGTATGGGTCGAAGGGGCAGTACACGGACCTGACGCCGATCGTCGAGGAGCACCTCAAGCAGAACGAGGCGCTCTCGGTTCGGGATGGCCGCGTCAGGTTCGAGAGGCCCGAGCAGCTCTGTGAGCTCATCTGTCAGATCTCGCCGGAGCTGAATGGGCGGCTGGCGCACATGTTCTTCAGGGAGATGGAGAAGAAGGTCGGGCTGCCGCTGGCGGATCTGGTGGACGCCGTCCGCGAGCGCCGAGTGTCGTTCAGGGACCTCGTGGCCCAGCCGCGACGCATCCACACGACGCCGCAGTGGAGTTGTATCCTGTCCGACCCCGACACGGGGAAGCAACGCACGTTCGCGCCGTTCACGATGAACGTGGAGCGACTCAAGCCGTGGCACACGCTGTCGGGCCGGCAGGAGATCTACTACGACCACCAGGGGATTCGTGAGCTGGGCGAGGGACTGCCGACGAACAAGCCACCGCTGGACATGGTGGCGATCGGCGATGTGCGGCTGGACACGGCCGAAACGAAGTCGAAGGTCTTCCGTTTCATCACGCCGCACGGGAAGTGGCAGATCCACAGTTCGTTCCGCGACCACTGGCCCATGATGCAGCTCTCCCGCGGCGGCCCGACGGTCTGGATTCATCCGGACGACGCCGCCGAGATCGAGGTGCAGGACAACGACTGGGTGGAGATGTACTGCGAGAACGGCATCGAGGTGGTGCGTGCCGTCGTCAGCCACCAGGTGCCGCGCAACATGGCCATCACCTACCACCAGGTGGAGCGGCACGTGAACGTCCCGTTCTCGCCGCTGGCGAAGAAGCGTCGCCGTGCGGACCTGCGCGGCGGCAACAACAACGCGACCACGCGCATTCTGATGAATCCGGCGACCATGATCGGCGGGTACGCCCAGTTCAGCTACTACATCAATTACTGGGGGCCAAGCCCGTCGGAGCGTGACCACGCCGTGCTCATCCGGAAGATGCCGTTGGGCGCGCGCGGCCGTCCGGTCTACGGGGAAGAGCAGCTCGCCATCCTGCCATCCGTCTAGGAGGAGCGATCATGAGGGTCAGGGCCCAGCACAGCATGACGTTCAACCTGGAGAAGTGCATCGGCTGCAACACGTGCACGGTGGCCTGCAAGAACGTCTGGACGAACCGCGAAGGTGCGGAATACATGTGGTGGAACAACGTCGAGACGAAACCGGGAATCGGGTACCCCAGGAAGTGGGAGCACCAGGAGATCTGGAAGGGTGGCTGGGTGAAGCAGGGGGACTCGCTGACCCTGCGCTACGGCGGCAAGGGGTATCAGCTGGCCAACCTGTTCTTCAACCCGCGCGTGCCGGAGATGCGCGACTACTACGGCGACGACGTCTACACCTACACCTACGACGACCTGCACAACCCGGAGCAGCAGACGCAGCAGCCGATGGCCAGGCCGAAGTCGATGGTCACCGAGGAGAAGGACATCCCCATCACGTGGGGCGTGAACTGGGAGGACAATGCCGGAGGGACGCACGTCACCGGCAGGGAGGATGCGAACTTCAAGGGCATGCCGGCGGCCCAGCGTGATGCCCTGCTCAGGTTCCGGGACGTCTTCTATTTCTACCTGCCGCGCATCTGCAACCACTGCGTCAATCCCGCCTGTGTGGGAGCGTGCCCTTCGGGAGCAGCCTACAAGCGCGAAGAAGACGGAGTCGTGCTGATCGACCAGACGCGGTGTCGCAGCTGGCGGTACTGCGTGTCCGCCTGCCCGTACAAGAAGACGTACTACAACTGGGTGTCTGGCAAGATGGAGAAGTGCATTCTGTGCTTCCCGCGTCTGGAGTCGGGGCTCCCACCGGTCTGCTTCCACACCTGTGTCGGCAAGATCCGCTCGTTCGGGCAGATCTTCTACGATATGGACAAGGTGCCGGGTGCAGCCACCGTGCCCGAGCATGACCTCGTGCGCTCGCACCGGGACGTGATCCTGGATCCGCACGATCCGGCGGTGGTGGCCGCCGCGCGCCGTGAAGGCATCAGCGACGACTGGATCAGCGCCGCGCAGCGTTCGCCCGTGTACCAGCTGTTCAAGCGCTGGGAGCTGGCGCTGCCGCTGCATCCGGAGTTCAGGACGCTGCCGAGCCTCTTCTACATTCCGCCGCTGAGCCCGATCACGACGAGCGCCGGGAACGTGTCGCCCGACGAGAAGGACATCTTCGACATGGAGCAGTCGAAGGGGCCGCTCATCGATCCCGACGAACTGGACAAGTTCCGTGTGCCGATGCAGTACCTGGCATCGCTGTTCGGGGCCGGGAACGAGGAGCCGGTGCGGGTGTCCCTGCGCCGCCAGCTTGCCGTCCGCATCTACGAGCGAAGCCTGCGTGTGGAGAAGACGCCGAACACCGATGTGCTCACGCGCGTGGGGCTGACCGTCGAGGATGCCAACGGCATCGTCAGGGCACTGTCCCTGGCCTTCTACAACGAGCGCTTCGTGGTCCCGACCACCAGGCGCGAGAACGCGGACATCAGCCCGTACACCGAACGCGGCACCGCCGGCTTCCACGCGTTGGGCCCGCTCACCCAGCTCAAGCGCCGGAAGAGCTACCACAAGGCCCCACACGATCCGGACAAGGACTATGAGTGACGCGACGGCTGTCAGGGGAGATGCCTACTCCGTCCTGAGTGAACTCTGGTGCAGCCCGCAGGACACCGACGCCGCGGAGTTGCGGCGGAGGGCCAGTGAGGTCGCCGACGAGCTGGAACTGCGCGACCGCGAGGCTGCGGTCGCTCTGCGGACGTTCCTTGCCGGCGAGATCGCCGATGAGGACTACATCGCGCTGTTCGAGCTGGCCCCGCAGTGCGCGCTCTACCTCGGCAGCCATTCGTTCGACGAGCCGATGACGTGCGCCCAGGCCGGCGTGTCCGACCGCAACGGCTACATGATCGAGTTGCGTGGTGTGTATGGCCACCTCGGTCTTGCCCCGGACCGGTCCGAGCTCCCCGACTATCTGCCGCTCATGATCGAGTTCCTGGCGCTGACCGCGGAGTCCGACGATCCGGTCAGGAGGAAGCTGATCACCGAGTACATGCTGCCGTACCTCCCGCCAATGCGATCACGGTTGGTGGAGCTGCAGAGCCACTACGTGCACCTCCTCGACGCACTGGAGCGCATCCTGCGCAGTGAGACGGGATCAGATACGACGGAGGGCAACCATGTCTGAGAACTTCTTCTTCGTCGGCCTCCCGTACGTGACGATCCTGATCCTGGTTGGCGGGACGGCCTATCGAGCGTTCACGGGGGGAAAGACCCAGTTCCGGGGCAGGCTGGCCTGGAGTGCTCGCGGTGACTACCTGTGGACCACGAGGTCCACGGGCTTTTTCGGGAGGGCATCCATCGGTCCGGCGGCTTTGAGTCTGCACTGGGGCATGCTCGCCGTCGTCGTGGGCCACATCGCCGGATTCATTGGCGGTGCCTACGGGCTGGCTTCCTGGGTGGAGTTCTTCCGATGGACGGCACTCGCTGGCGGTGTGCTGCTTCTCTACGGACTGATCTGGGCCCTCGTGCGCCGCCTCATGTCGCCACAACTGCGTGCGATGAGCACGTTCGATGACTACGCCGTGCTGGTGCTGCTCATCCTGGTCGCCGGGCTCGGGCTCTACAATCCCGCCATCAAGCTCGCCTTTGGAGTCTCCTACTCGGTCGGGCCGTGGTTCGCCGGGATCTTCAAGCTTCGCCCCGATGCGTCGCTGATGACCGGTGCGCCCTTCATCGTGCAGCTCCACATGGTTGTGGCCATGTTGTTCCTCTGCTACCTGCCGTTCACCAAACTGGTACATGCCTTCAGCTATCCGCTCGGATACGCCCGCCGTCCCTACATCTCGATGCGCAGCTACCAGGGCCTGAAGAAGTGACGTCCGCGG contains the following coding sequences:
- a CDS encoding SusC/RagA family TonB-linked outer membrane protein, producing MYAMPRRWASAWLAITTLFVLFTSAGARHAGAQGGTVTGTVTDAASKQPLAAVQVFVTGTTLGATSRADGKYSISGVQPGEVALTVRRIGYASMSRQVQVTAGQTITVDFELTSAAVSLSEVVVTATGEQRKREIGNAVSTIDVVRQAELKAPTNVATLIQGNATGVDITTASGSVGNAVNIRIRGNTSINLSNTPIVYVDGARINTDARGRGVGGAMSDRMLDIDPNNIASIEIVKGPAAATLYGTEAAAGVIRITTKTGGSSTSAQFSAHAEYGTMWDPNEYPVRAWNPSMDLGPGYKDTTYYINTLKGSVDMPNARAYYNPFRQGPTSKAGVSLQGGNAGLKYYTSLEYKDQDGVFRTNGQRAYNVRGNFTLMPRDNVSVIISNGYTTSSTAYNYNDGESWGYIGAVMLGQPMWAPIRATDPNGAGASMLTCPRALEEARKSGGALATVTASTCDYDRTFVGNNNFARLETMDNQVKLERYTGSATLTHTQSDRWTNRFTLGYDAYSEYGWNMIPNVPLKILDNDPQRTVNDVQNRAVTMEGTSALTLPLPGGWTSQTTIGGQYHTTLLRAAEATGFGFPPGAGTVGNGAATEAGEAFNEVRTVGFFVQQQLSYADRVFVTPAVRFDRNSAFGSNLGSVAYPKIAASWVISDAPWFPGLPVDELRLRAAWGTSGKQPGTFDASTLLQVTSVTMPNGSAASGFSTLRQGNPQLKPERGQELEIGFDGSFFSHRIGLELTYYDKLTKDALVLRPLPPSNGFPQGIWSNVGGVKNTGFEAALDATLMSRESVRWMSRLAVSHVNSEITRLTAPIPVGGRGLQQHREGYAYGAYFMRPVSLDASGKVVIGPEALYLGQPTPTYTGSLSSTLTLLKDRLTLHGQLAASGGNKQVNYTEVYQCRQAFGTCAAKYERGPDGKPTKTAILKANPAANFQPYMFLYDGGFVKLRTLSANYRLPASWVRGIGASGATVSLTGTNLGTWTDYPGTDPEINSQGRQNASQRDFFSAGQTRAIVVGLSLNY
- a CDS encoding cytochrome c; translation: MTRRAWRALYRMTGRAVFTAVGAATIQSAVSTVARGQDATEGKRVFETLCLACHTVGGGVKIGPDLQGVTERRDAAWLRKQITDPAGLKRSGDSVALANQAKYGVPMPPLGLKEAQVDAVLAHLGVAESAPASRPALFVPSLALAAILATGITILALGVATRNSEIRA
- a CDS encoding RagB/SusD family nutrient uptake outer membrane protein, whose product is MTMTTHSGKSSPRTGQSPAAARPLRAWRRLGRTLLMTGVLLAGVSCTDFLQVEDPVNLTPDDLKAGSIALTVNGVRGSFQSMFDYYVLHTALLTDEMVLAGTFPYRAEIDARTIDAANEGMLGDFYTPLSTARFMADTAVAILQAAKGQAAVAEAERLSGIALSSYYGAYTRMLLAESFCKSAINGGKGLTSDERMADALASFASARAAAQAAGMAELVNASRLGEARAQLWLGKYSEASQAAGAVPNDLRVLSYYSTASVAQKNKAVRLTYAIDEARRFTIGDGTLASTGNEVWPYLAEWEALGLLEKRPDLISFNPVVPVVLQLKYPTAGAPIVIASGSEARLIVAEARLRTGDRTGAAAIVDSLRSKNWGLPAIAFSGSLTSDLRTMARERARELWLTGERLPTLRRYLKDGVDLFPGGKQGTNTCFPVPQRELDTNRGF
- a CDS encoding nitrate reductase subunit alpha produces the protein MKSRWFRISDESRSWEDFYRSRWSYDYSVRTGHGVNCSMACSWEVFVKDGMICWELQKTDYPQIDPDIPNVEPRGCQRGTTASWYPYSPLRPKYPYIRKVLWDFYQEEKRAGKDAVEAWAAVAEDEARSKAYKVARGKAGWKRVTWDEAAELVAAAQIHTIRRYGPDHIANFSPIPAMSLASFISGSRYNNLLGGIYCSYYEWYHDLPHCSPSMWGDQTENCESSDWYQGTYWVVAGTNINMTRTADAHFLPEAKYRGTKIVVVSPNYSDVAKYSDLWVPVVPGSDGAYFMACIHVILKEFYADRETPYFTDYVKRFTNLPFLVALDKDGAKYQMGRFVRASDIAEYAGEENADWKLIMRDAAGRLHVPTGSIGFRWEKEPTGNWNLQLKNAVTKEDFDPLLTVLSAGGERAMVSFSDFTDTFNIQTGKTPGKGGNASEILREVPTVRIRTAGGEELLVTTAFDLLMAQAGVSRGLGGDYPVDYDDPRPYTPAWQEKMTGVSRNLAIQVGREFAENAEKTKGKSLVITGPGIQHFYHGASLYYRNEAVMLALCGCNGVNGGNFNHYVGTQHTRLHAAFVNLSGALDWHRPPRLMNSTSLWYFQTGQWRYDGMQLDTQWAPGATKLKPFNHAADVNALAVRLGWLPFFPQMDKKNPIRLYEEAVAAGCTTDDEVKAWVLRQFREGKLDFAVRDVDAPENRLKVLTVYRGNLIGTSMRGHELALKHFLGTHDNSLWEKEPAKGLVNEVEWREPSPIGKLDLLVNLNFRMDSTANYSDVVLPAAFWYEKHDVTFGDMHTFVHPLTPATDPPWEAKHDWIAFQLIAKKFSELAGKYFPKPVREVVLKALWMDSPEMLAQPNGEVKDWRAGDVEPIPGKTFPSIEIVERDYTQTFDKLVSLGPLVSRPKGYGSKGQYTDLTPIVEEHLKQNEALSVRDGRVRFERPEQLCELICQISPELNGRLAHMFFREMEKKVGLPLADLVDAVRERRVSFRDLVAQPRRIHTTPQWSCILSDPDTGKQRTFAPFTMNVERLKPWHTLSGRQEIYYDHQGIRELGEGLPTNKPPLDMVAIGDVRLDTAETKSKVFRFITPHGKWQIHSSFRDHWPMMQLSRGGPTVWIHPDDAAEIEVQDNDWVEMYCENGIEVVRAVVSHQVPRNMAITYHQVERHVNVPFSPLAKKRRRADLRGGNNNATTRILMNPATMIGGYAQFSYYINYWGPSPSERDHAVLIRKMPLGARGRPVYGEEQLAILPSV